Proteins from a genomic interval of Euleptes europaea isolate rEulEur1 chromosome 18, rEulEur1.hap1, whole genome shotgun sequence:
- the LOC130490539 gene encoding vomeronasal type-2 receptor 26-like, with the protein MLITRKILVLLLLLVLLGHAVCKKQSVPCTIAVDLPIPHAFYQPGNLIIGEIVSQVFYIYDTPSFKEQPAQLFVSEPISLLKNYQHNLALAFAVKEINENPNILPNITLGFHILNSYYSAKMTTKATLSLLSSQHNFVPNFKCDTQSNLIAVIGGLSSEVSADIATTITIYKIPQLIYGSFSPVQGNKWLVSSMYQMVPNEDIQYMGFIHLFQHFRWTWIALVVVNDDNGDRFLQIIVPMLYERGICFNFTVRILQQNYFEDMMEEILKQPEYLIVLAQTKANVCFVYGESSSMFGLRVSLFLVTFISFPPLHKVWIVTCHWDFESISIQRNWDLETFHGALSLAVHSNQPPGFQTFLQSISLSWSKGDGFIQPFWEQAFSCSLRNPDVHGDSKKMCTGEEKLDSIPVVLFEMSMTGHSYNVYNAAYAVAHALHAIYIFRSKRRTTEEGQSPEFYNVRPWQLHYFLRSVSFNNSAGDTVCFDENGEVKAGFDVTNWVTFSNGSFARVKVGRLDPQAPPGKELILNDDQIVWHRTFNQVVPLSICNENCHPGYSRKKKEGENFCCYDCAQCPKGTISQEEDLDACVKCPEDHYANNNRNQCIPKVLSFLSYKELLGITLVVLAVTLAVVTVLVLGIFIKHHETPIVKANNWSLTYILLLSLLLCFLCPLIFIEQPGKITCLLRQTTFAVVFSVALSTVLAKTTTVVLAFMATQPGSKIKKWIGKRMGNSVVLFGSFIQAGLCTLWLSTSPPFPDMDMQSITGEIILQCNEGSAVMFYCVLGYMGFLAIVSFIVAFLARKLPDSFNEAKFITFSMLVFCSVWLSFVPTYLSTKGKSMVAVEIFTILASSAGLLGCIFCPKCYIIVLRPELNNRDQLIRRKR; encoded by the exons ATGTTGATCACCAGGAAGATCTtggtactgctgctgctgcttgtatTGCTGGGCCATGCCGTATGCAAGAAACAGTCCGTTCCTTGCACCATAGCTGTTGATCTTCCAATTCCTCATGCATTTTATCAGCCTGGTAACCTGATCATTGGTGAGATTGTTTCTCAAGTCTTCTATATTTATGACACTCCCTCATTTAAAGAGCAGCCTGCACAGTTGTTTGTCTCCGAACCTAT ATCACTACTAAAGAACTACCAgcacaacctggccttggcttttGCTGTAAAAGAGATCAATGAGAATCCCAACATTTTACCAAACATCACTTTGGGCTTCCACATCCTCAACAGCTACTACAGTGCAAAGATGACCACTAAAGCCACCCTGAGTTTGCTTTCTTCACAGCACAATTTTGTTCCCAATTTCAAGTGTGACACCCAGAGCAATCTGATTGCAGTCATTGGAGGACTGAGTTCAGAAGTGTCTGCCGATATTGCTACCACAATCACCATTTACAAGATACCACAG CTCATTTATGGATCGTTTTCCCCAGTGCAGGGTAACAAATGGCTAGTTTCTTCTATGTATCAGATGGTCCCAAATGAAGACATTCAATATATGGGATTTATCCACTTATTTCAACACTTCAGATGGACGTGGATTGCGCTGGTTGTTGTAAATGATGACAATGGGGACAGGTTCTTGCAGATCATAGTGCCAATGCTTTATGAGAGGGGCATCTGTTTTAATTTCACAGTAAGAATACTGCAACAGAATTATTTTGAAGATATGATGGAAGAAATTTTAAAGCAGCCAGAATATTTAATTGTTCTTGCTCAAACCAAAGCCAATGTGTGTTTTGTATATGGAGAAAGCTCATCCATGTTCGGTTTGAGAGTGTCGTTGTTTTTAGTAACCTTCATTTCATTTCCTCCCCTGCATAAAGTGTGGATTGTCACATGCCACTGGGACTTTGAATCAATATCTATCCAAAGGAATTGGGATTTAGAAACCTTCCATGGTGCTCTATCTCTTGCAGTTCACTCCAATCAGCCACCAGGATTTCAAACATTCCTGCAATCTATAAGTCTTTCCTGGTCAAAAGGAGATGGTTTTATCCAGCCTTTCTGGGAGCAGGCGTTCAGTTGTTCACTGAGGAATCCAGATGTTCATGGGGACAGCAAGAAAATGTGCACTGGTGAGGAGAAGCTGGATTCAATTCCAGTTGTTCtatttgaaatgagcatgactggccACAGCTACAATGTCTACAATGCTGCCTATGCAGTGGCGCATGCTTTACATGCCATCTACATATTCAGATCTAAACGCAGGACAACTGAAGAAGGACAGAGTCCAGAGTTCTATAATGTGCGACCGTGGCAG CTGCATTATTTTCTAAGGAGCGTCAGTTTCAACAACAGTGCTGGAGACACAGTGTGTTTTGATGAAAATGGAGAAGTGAAAGCTGGTTTTGATGTTACAAACTGGGTAACGTTCTCAAATGGATCTTTTGCCAGAGTAAAAGTGGGAAGGCTGGATCCTCAGGCTCCTCCAGGCAAAGAGCTGATACTGAATGATGATCAAATTGTGTGGCATAGAACTTTTAACCAG GTGGTACCCCTTTCTATCTGCAATGAAAACTGTCATCCTGGCTACagcaggaaaaagaaggaaggggaaaatttttgctgctatgattgtgccCAGTGTCCAAAAGGAACAATTTCTCAGGAAGAGG ATTTGGATGCCTGTGTCAAATGTCCAGAAGACCATTATGCCAACAACAACCGAAATCAATGCATTCCCAAAGTCCTAAGTTTCCTCTCTTACAAAGAACTATTGGGAATCACCTTAGTTGTGTTGGCTGTTACCTTGGCTGTGGTCACAGTGTTGGTGCTTGGAATTTTCATAAAGCACCATGAGACTCCcattgtcaaagccaacaactGGAGCCTCACCTacattctccttctctcccttcttctTTGCTTCCTCTGCCCCTTGATCTTCATTGAACAGCCAGGAAAGATAACCTGCCTTCTCCGACAGACTACTTTTGCAGTTGTCTTCTCTGTGGCCCTTTCCACTGTATTGGCCAAAACCACCACTGTAGTCTTAGCCTTCATGGCAACCCAACCAGGATCCAAGATAAAGAAATGGATTGGGAAAAGAATGGGCAATTCTGTTGTCCTTTTCGGCTCCTTTATTCAAGCAGGCCTTTGTACTCTTTGGCTAAGTACTTCCCCTCCATTCCCTGATATGGACATGCAGTCAATTACAGGGGAAATCATCCTGCAATGTAATGAGGGCTCTGCTGtcatgttttactgtgtcttgggatacatgggcttcctggccaTTGTCAGCTTCATAGTGGCTTTTCTTGCCAGGAAGTTGCCagacagtttcaatgaagccaagtttatcaccttcagcatgctggtctTTTGCAGCGTTTGGTTGTCCTTTGTTCCaacctacctgagcaccaaagggaaatCCATGGTGGCTGTGGAAATTTTtaccatcttggcctccagtgctggcttaCTGGGTTGTATCTTTTGCCCTAAATGCTATATCATTGTGCTGAGGCCTGAGCTGAACAATAGGGATCAGTTAATAAGGAGAAAGAGGTGA